Proteins co-encoded in one Bremerella sp. TYQ1 genomic window:
- a CDS encoding Hsp20/alpha crystallin family protein, translated as MVRPQTQSESKSHALANWSSEMDNLFESFFRPVRQSASGAWMPAMNISESEGSYQVDLELPGLGAEDVNVELHDGKLTISGERKTEEQSEDRRWHRVEHVYGKFERVLKLGMPVDDENVSASFKNGVLSVTIPKSEQAKPKKIEVTNS; from the coding sequence ATGGTACGTCCACAAACCCAATCGGAATCGAAGTCTCACGCTTTGGCCAACTGGTCGAGCGAGATGGACAACTTGTTTGAATCGTTCTTCCGCCCGGTACGGCAAAGTGCCTCTGGGGCTTGGATGCCGGCGATGAACATCTCAGAGTCGGAAGGCAGCTATCAAGTCGATCTCGAACTGCCAGGCCTAGGTGCGGAAGATGTCAACGTCGAACTGCACGACGGCAAGCTCACGATCTCTGGCGAACGGAAGACCGAAGAGCAATCGGAAGATCGTCGCTGGCACCGCGTCGAACATGTCTACGGCAAGTTTGAACGCGTGCTGAAACTCGGCATGCCGGTCGACGACGAGAACGTTTCAGCCAGCTTCAAAAATGGTGTGCTTTCGGTCACGATTCCGAAGTCGGAACAAGCGAAGCCGAAGAAGATTGAAGTAACGAACAGCTAA